The Candidatus Polarisedimenticolia bacterium genome window below encodes:
- a CDS encoding glycosyltransferase family 39 protein, with protein MSAAARGFRRFPFYGAALAAALSGQGLLLAGGIAAGAILHLAAAALVAWGSGRRGSAAAAPVSAPRRPLVLLALLIAAAFAVRRYAIGSIPWGLNNDEGIEGLIACRFLAGERIAPFSSIGLSRETLFHVLLMPLFGALGPGIVPLRLLSLAISLATLPILYLAGRKLFSEKTGLLAAALLAVSPWHLLYSRTGLRNILLPAFVLASIAGFRIALETRRTRWFVILGAILGIGMYSYTSFRIVPPLLAAWAFLRRFTTRERPLGWKETAAIAIPFALLLVPQMAYAREHPAEIFTRGAYVLGQTPQASLPANVWYALLMPGFYPARYGVMQSLYYFGDGVSLVYAAIGRFPETAVSAALMACGLVLVMTGVIRRRSEGDMVLLLFLGGTIVTVGLAGPSLTRLIGNLPLFCLTGGRFLEELEGEMRSRFSARLGRGAVAALLTAAGLLCGEQYFARAGTSRRAMFYFAATQTLMGGYVAHRPPDHPIYVLYSEEPETLQFLTFPRRRATTLLRDPAALDLERIRSMPGRKEFVVENHGRFRAVFEELRRTFPDCRRSVLSDARRGDGAPVAFVLEVGDAAPGAGVSGPARGSAAPLTGMLESPRELEHTPASTARLASAPGL; from the coding sequence TTGAGCGCCGCCGCGCGAGGGTTCCGCCGCTTCCCCTTCTACGGCGCGGCGCTGGCCGCGGCCCTGTCGGGGCAGGGGCTGCTCCTGGCCGGCGGGATTGCCGCGGGAGCGATTCTGCATCTGGCGGCGGCCGCCCTGGTGGCCTGGGGCTCCGGGCGGCGGGGGAGCGCCGCCGCCGCGCCCGTTTCCGCCCCGCGGCGTCCCCTCGTCCTTCTGGCGCTGCTCATCGCGGCCGCCTTCGCGGTCAGGAGATACGCCATCGGATCGATCCCGTGGGGGCTGAACAACGACGAGGGAATCGAGGGGCTCATCGCCTGCCGCTTCCTGGCGGGCGAGCGGATCGCGCCCTTCTCTTCGATCGGGCTGTCGCGGGAGACTCTGTTTCACGTCCTGCTGATGCCGCTCTTCGGAGCGCTGGGCCCCGGCATCGTCCCGCTGCGCCTCCTCTCCCTGGCGATCTCCCTGGCCACGCTGCCAATCCTTTATCTTGCCGGCCGGAAGCTCTTTTCGGAGAAGACGGGATTGCTGGCGGCGGCTCTTCTGGCCGTCTCTCCCTGGCACCTGCTCTACAGCCGCACCGGACTGCGCAACATCCTGCTCCCGGCTTTCGTTCTGGCCTCGATCGCCGGATTCCGCATTGCCCTGGAGACCAGGAGAACGCGCTGGTTCGTGATCCTGGGGGCGATCCTCGGAATCGGGATGTACAGCTACACGAGCTTCCGCATCGTGCCGCCGCTGCTGGCCGCCTGGGCATTCCTGAGGCGTTTCACGACGCGGGAAAGACCCCTCGGATGGAAAGAAACGGCGGCGATCGCGATCCCTTTCGCGCTCCTCCTCGTTCCCCAGATGGCCTACGCGCGCGAGCATCCCGCCGAGATCTTCACTCGCGGCGCCTACGTTCTCGGGCAAACGCCCCAGGCCTCCCTCCCGGCCAACGTCTGGTATGCGCTCCTCATGCCGGGGTTCTATCCCGCCCGCTACGGGGTGATGCAATCGCTCTACTATTTCGGCGACGGCGTGAGCCTCGTCTACGCGGCGATCGGCCGATTCCCGGAAACCGCCGTTTCGGCCGCTCTCATGGCGTGCGGTCTGGTGCTGGTCATGACGGGGGTGATCCGCCGCCGCTCCGAGGGAGACATGGTGCTTCTCCTGTTCCTGGGAGGCACGATCGTGACGGTGGGGCTCGCCGGACCGAGCTTGACGCGCCTGATCGGCAACCTGCCGCTGTTCTGCCTGACCGGAGGGCGCTTTCTCGAGGAGCTCGAGGGCGAGATGCGGAGCCGGTTCTCGGCGCGCCTCGGACGGGGCGCCGTCGCGGCGCTCCTGACGGCGGCCGGCTTGCTCTGCGGCGAGCAGTATTTCGCGCGCGCCGGGACGAGCCGCCGGGCGATGTTCTATTTCGCGGCCACTCAAACCCTCATGGGGGGCTACGTGGCGCATCGCCCCCCGGACCACCCGATTTACGTCCTCTACAGCGAGGAGCCGGAAACGCTCCAGTTCCTGACGTTTCCGCGGCGCCGGGCGACGACGCTCTTGAGAGATCCGGCGGCGCTCGACCTGGAGCGCATCCGATCCATGCCCGGACGCAAGGAGTTCGTGGTCGAGAATCACGGACGATTCCGCGCGGTTTTCGAGGAGCTCCGGCGGACCTTTCCGGACTGCCGGAGGAGCGTCCTGTCGGATGCCCGAAGAGGGGACGGGGCCCCGGTGGCGTTCGTCCTGGAGGTCGGGGATGCCGCGCCGGGGGCAGGCGTTTCAGGCCCGGCGCGGGGCTCCGCGGCGCCGTTAACCGGCATGCTAGAATCGCCTCGTGAACTGGAGCACACTCCTGCCTCCACTGCTCGCCTTGCTAGCGCTCCGGGGCTCTGA
- a CDS encoding sulfatase yields the protein MRGREAGGAPALTLLLLLLTALGSGCGPARSRPSFVLILVDTLRADHLGAYGYRRPTSPRIDALAAQGTLFQTAITQAPWTLPAAMAVVTGRLPSSHRVENDGLRLSRSIPTLAEVLKREGYSTSAVVSHIYVAAPFGFDRGFDRFDDFGLSRAYRFEAGLEPRAEAVTDHALAQVRALKRRPFFLLAHYFDPHWDYDPPAPYAERFARPYSGKIDGRYQSFSRFAQIGAELPAADREHLIDLYDGEIAYTDAQIGRLLDGLRGAGVSEAVVAITADHGEEFKEHGGLGHGRTLYDEVLRVPLIVSRIGAAAPARRVAEQVRSIDLFPTICDLAGAAIPSGVQGKSLVPWLEGRKDASRGALSETIRFDAYRKSYREAGRKVIVRLEDNRREFYDLVADPGETRNVLSERAPEALRLEEALFSETDGLAGGWNLRWSSDGSAHRFSGTIETDGLILSLVPLFPEAGRHRVVRGRRIDFDLEGVVRGGGLSFSVEPDDARVNFSLALDGSPGVNFVRIGGDRTPPPSNPFSLSSPLRSDVLTRPVFTPGGETGYFLWRSPSGSPSDAVELSDAMKERLRSLGYLR from the coding sequence ATGCGCGGTCGTGAGGCCGGCGGCGCGCCGGCGCTCACGCTCCTCCTTCTCCTGCTGACCGCTCTCGGCTCGGGCTGCGGCCCGGCCCGATCCCGCCCCAGCTTCGTCCTCATCCTCGTCGACACGCTGCGCGCCGACCATCTCGGCGCCTATGGCTACCGGCGGCCGACTTCGCCGCGGATCGACGCGCTCGCCGCGCAGGGGACCCTTTTCCAGACGGCGATCACCCAGGCGCCCTGGACCCTGCCCGCCGCCATGGCGGTCGTCACGGGTCGCCTCCCCTCCAGTCATCGCGTGGAGAACGACGGGCTCCGGCTGTCGCGCTCGATTCCCACGCTCGCGGAGGTCCTCAAGCGGGAGGGGTATTCGACCTCCGCCGTCGTGAGCCATATCTACGTCGCGGCCCCGTTCGGGTTCGATCGGGGATTCGATCGCTTCGACGACTTCGGGCTGTCCCGCGCCTACCGGTTCGAAGCGGGTCTGGAGCCGCGGGCCGAAGCGGTGACCGATCACGCCCTGGCGCAGGTGCGGGCGCTCAAGCGGCGGCCCTTCTTCCTGCTGGCGCATTATTTCGATCCGCACTGGGACTACGATCCTCCCGCGCCCTACGCGGAGCGCTTCGCGCGCCCCTACTCCGGGAAGATCGACGGCCGCTATCAGAGCTTCTCGCGCTTCGCTCAGATAGGGGCCGAGCTGCCCGCCGCGGATCGGGAGCATCTGATCGATCTGTACGACGGGGAGATCGCCTACACCGACGCCCAGATCGGCAGGCTCCTCGACGGATTGCGCGGCGCGGGCGTCTCCGAGGCGGTCGTGGCGATCACCGCCGATCACGGCGAGGAGTTCAAGGAGCACGGCGGGCTCGGGCACGGCCGGACTCTTTACGATGAGGTGCTTCGGGTGCCGCTGATCGTCTCGCGGATCGGCGCGGCGGCCCCGGCGCGGCGCGTGGCCGAGCAGGTGAGGTCGATCGACCTCTTCCCGACGATTTGCGATCTGGCGGGCGCGGCGATCCCCTCCGGCGTGCAGGGGAAGAGCCTGGTCCCGTGGCTCGAAGGTCGGAAGGACGCCTCCCGAGGGGCGCTCAGCGAGACCATCCGCTTCGACGCCTATCGGAAGTCGTACCGGGAGGCCGGACGGAAGGTCATCGTCCGCCTGGAGGACAACCGCCGGGAATTCTACGATCTCGTCGCCGACCCCGGGGAGACCCGGAACGTCCTGAGCGAGCGCGCGCCGGAGGCGCTGAGGCTGGAGGAGGCCCTGTTCTCCGAGACGGACGGGCTCGCCGGGGGCTGGAACCTCAGATGGAGCTCCGACGGCTCGGCCCATCGTTTCTCGGGGACGATCGAAACCGATGGGCTCATCCTCTCACTCGTGCCGCTCTTCCCGGAGGCGGGGCGTCATCGCGTGGTGCGCGGCCGGCGTATCGACTTCGACCTCGAGGGCGTGGTGCGCGGCGGCGGCCTGTCCTTCTCGGTCGAGCCGGACGACGCGCGGGTCAACTTTTCCCTGGCGCTCGACGGCTCTCCGGGAGTCAATTTCGTGCGTATCGGAGGCGATCGCACCCCGCCGCCGTCGAACCCTTTCAGTCTCTCCTCTCCGCTGCGATCGGACGTGCTGACACGACCGGTCTTCACGCCGGGCGGGGAGACGGGATACTTCCTCTGGAGAAGCCCCTCCGGGTCCCCGTCCGACGCCGTCGAGCTGAGCGACGCGATGAAAGAGCGCCTCCGCTCGCTGGGATACCTCCGTTGA
- a CDS encoding dihydroorotase: protein MDVLVRDGKIARVAETLAADNVTVLDLKGKIVAPGFIDMHVHLREPGREDEETMETGSAAAAAGGFTSIAVMPNTDPWNDSQSVTEYIVSQARSRAVVNVFPIGCISKQGKGEELAEIGDMVKSGVVAVSDDGHPVSSGHLMRMALEYTKIFDLAVIDHCEERSLSAGGVMHEGFTSTVLGLRGIPAAAEEIMVARDVVLAEATGGRIHIAHLSCRGSLELVRRARERGVRVTAEVTPHHFALTDADVARSGYDTNTKMNPPLRAEEDRDAMLQGLADGTLDAIASDHAPHNIVEKSVEFDQAPFGIVGLETSVPLALDRLVRGKVVDLRRLISLYTTGPARILNLERGTLAPGAVADVTVLDLDKEVTVDSSTQRSKSRNAPYQGWKLRGAPILTMVGGRIVFDARS, encoded by the coding sequence ATGGACGTGCTGGTCCGCGACGGCAAGATCGCGCGCGTGGCGGAGACCCTCGCGGCGGACAACGTCACGGTCCTCGATCTCAAGGGAAAGATCGTGGCGCCCGGGTTCATCGACATGCACGTGCACCTGCGCGAGCCCGGCCGGGAGGACGAGGAGACGATGGAGACCGGGAGCGCGGCGGCGGCCGCCGGGGGCTTCACGTCGATCGCCGTCATGCCGAACACCGATCCGTGGAACGACTCGCAGAGCGTCACGGAGTACATCGTGTCGCAGGCGCGCAGCCGGGCGGTGGTCAACGTCTTTCCCATCGGGTGCATCAGCAAGCAGGGAAAGGGGGAGGAGCTGGCGGAGATCGGCGACATGGTGAAAAGCGGCGTCGTCGCCGTTTCCGACGACGGCCACCCCGTCTCCTCCGGGCACCTCATGCGGATGGCGCTGGAGTACACGAAGATTTTCGACCTTGCGGTGATCGACCACTGCGAGGAGCGGAGCCTGTCGGCGGGCGGCGTCATGCACGAGGGGTTCACCTCGACGGTGCTGGGGCTGCGGGGGATCCCGGCGGCCGCGGAGGAGATCATGGTGGCCCGGGACGTGGTTCTGGCGGAGGCGACCGGAGGACGGATCCACATCGCGCACCTCTCCTGCCGGGGAAGCCTCGAGCTGGTGCGCCGCGCCCGCGAGCGGGGAGTGCGCGTCACCGCGGAAGTCACGCCGCACCATTTTGCCCTGACCGACGCCGACGTCGCCCGGAGCGGCTACGACACCAACACCAAGATGAACCCGCCGTTGCGCGCGGAGGAGGATCGGGACGCGATGCTTCAGGGTCTGGCGGACGGGACCCTCGACGCGATCGCCTCCGATCACGCCCCGCACAACATCGTGGAGAAGAGCGTAGAGTTCGATCAGGCCCCGTTCGGCATCGTGGGTCTCGAGACGTCGGTCCCCCTGGCGCTGGATCGGCTCGTCCGGGGGAAGGTGGTCGATCTCCGGCGGTTGATCTCGCTGTACACGACCGGTCCGGCCCGCATCCTCAATCTCGAGCGCGGCACGCTGGCGCCGGGCGCCGTGGCCGACGTGACCGTCCTCGACCTGGACAAGGAAGTGACGGTGGACTCCTCGACGCAGCGATCCAAGAGCCGCAACGCCCCGTATCAGGGGTGGAAGCTGCGGGGGGCTCCGATCCTCACGATGGTCGGCGGCCGGATCGTCTTCGATGCGCGGTCGTGA
- a CDS encoding aspartate carbamoyltransferase catalytic subunit produces the protein MTPEAGFQMRHKHLLGIEPLDADEIRLILDTAESFLEVSRRPIKKVPTLRGRTIVNLFMEPSTRTRSSFEIAEKRLSADSLNFSAAGSSVAKGESLIDTARNLEAMAPDMIVIRHSAAGAPHLLAKVCHSSIVNAGDGAHEHPTQALLDAFTMRQKKGKIAGLRIAIIGDILNSRVVRSNVFLLKKLGASVVISGPPTLLPPGMERLGVEVEARMERALEGCDVVMMLRVQRERMARGAFPSLREYFNLYGLTQERVRQAKPDVIIMHPGPINRGVEIAHEVADGRYSVILDQVTNGVAVRMAVLYLLSGGAVGELAA, from the coding sequence ATGACGCCGGAGGCGGGATTCCAGATGCGCCATAAGCACCTCCTGGGGATTGAGCCTCTGGACGCGGACGAGATCCGGCTCATCCTGGACACCGCCGAGTCGTTCCTGGAAGTCTCGCGCCGCCCGATCAAGAAGGTCCCGACCCTGCGGGGCCGCACCATCGTCAATCTCTTCATGGAGCCGTCGACGCGCACCCGCTCGTCCTTCGAGATCGCGGAGAAGCGGCTCTCCGCCGATTCGCTGAACTTCTCCGCCGCCGGGAGCAGCGTCGCGAAAGGGGAGAGCCTGATCGACACGGCGAGGAATCTGGAGGCGATGGCTCCGGATATGATCGTCATCCGTCACTCCGCCGCCGGCGCTCCGCATCTCCTGGCGAAGGTGTGCCATTCCTCCATCGTGAACGCCGGCGACGGCGCCCACGAGCATCCGACCCAGGCGCTCCTGGACGCCTTCACGATGCGGCAGAAGAAAGGGAAGATCGCGGGCCTCCGGATCGCCATCATCGGGGACATCCTGAACAGCCGGGTGGTGCGCTCGAACGTCTTCCTGCTGAAGAAGCTGGGAGCCAGCGTGGTGATCTCGGGCCCCCCCACGCTCCTGCCGCCCGGCATGGAGCGCCTGGGCGTGGAGGTCGAGGCGCGGATGGAGCGCGCCCTGGAGGGATGCGACGTGGTGATGATGCTGCGGGTGCAGCGGGAGAGGATGGCGCGCGGTGCCTTTCCCTCCCTGCGGGAGTATTTCAATCTCTACGGTCTCACCCAGGAGCGCGTGCGCCAGGCGAAGCCGGACGTGATCATCATGCATCCGGGGCCCATCAATCGCGGGGTGGAGATCGCCCACGAGGTGGCCGACGGACGCTACTCTGTGATCCTGGACCAGGTCACGAACGGCGTGGCGGTCCGAATGGCGGTCCTGTATCTCCTGTCGGGAGGGGCGGTTGGCGAGCTGGCTGCTTAA
- the pyrR gene encoding bifunctional pyr operon transcriptional regulator/uracil phosphoribosyltransferase PyrR has product MPSSEDALIMDAPKIDRTLSRIAHEILEKNRDLEDLVLVGIRTRGVHLSERLARKIQEIEKADVPVGILDITLYRDDATTIGPHALLKATLIHFPIDGKKIILVDDVLFTGRTIRAALDGIMDFGRPRSIQLAVLIDRGHRELPIRADYVGKNLPTSLDERVNVSLVEEDGEDAVHVIRPAGAARESEGKKERV; this is encoded by the coding sequence ATGCCCTCCTCCGAGGACGCCCTGATCATGGATGCGCCGAAGATCGACCGTACCCTGAGCCGCATAGCCCACGAGATCCTGGAGAAGAACCGGGACCTCGAGGACCTGGTGCTCGTGGGAATCCGGACGAGAGGGGTGCATCTCTCCGAAAGGCTCGCCCGGAAGATTCAGGAAATCGAGAAGGCCGACGTGCCGGTGGGGATCCTCGACATCACCCTCTACCGGGACGACGCCACCACGATCGGACCGCACGCGCTGCTGAAGGCGACTCTGATCCATTTCCCGATCGACGGCAAGAAGATCATCCTGGTCGACGACGTCCTGTTCACCGGACGGACGATTCGCGCGGCGCTCGACGGCATCATGGACTTCGGCCGCCCCCGGTCGATCCAGCTGGCCGTTCTGATCGACCGGGGCCATCGCGAGCTTCCGATCCGCGCCGACTACGTCGGCAAGAACCTGCCGACCTCGCTCGACGAGCGCGTCAACGTGAGCCTCGTCGAGGAAGACGGCGAGGACGCGGTGCACGTGATCCGTCCGGCGGGGGCCGCCCGGGAATCCGAAGGGAAGAAGGAGAGGGTCTAG
- a CDS encoding alkaline phosphatase family protein, which translates to MAFLRLIPPALLAGIYAALFLALLALLLNPGLPSRPRVFAGFVPMILVLALEAGIGLPVAYRFLRLFARRPLRLRGLPFKVLYGFVAADLAIVAGIYWFNGSLLSAMVPPQALFRVRAAAALVSLVAVWLAIAAAFPGIRRLRAARACCHFCLVALPVGVLLLRPAAMGAWVPSTAEAFRAPEGTPRILIVGIGGATLDQVLPLVAQGKLPWFSRLLRQGAHGRLSPFKPCVVPAVWQSLWTGKLPEKHGILGVDRYRLPGGGGEIRLAPRGFGFHRLSRAFGMRRAPQGSGESRALSLAQIMRGAGRSIDEAGGAGAAPPAGRLPDIRLDRFLDPEMAAPPGTGVLARQLRRALRQDQDVAAAGLALWQGRPSQSVIVVLPGLDRVSHLFLRYSMPSGFGNVPAEEVERYGAVLERYYRFLDDWLGLFLGEELASEPKPGQAVVLVISPHGIEPPTLPRRLSGWLEGSRLERGVHARGPDGLILAVGPGIRHGLPLGKASVLDLVPTLLYLQRLPIAMDMDGHVLTRLFERAFTADNPILLIPSYEGGAGAGFDP; encoded by the coding sequence ATGGCGTTCCTCCGGTTAATCCCGCCTGCGCTGCTCGCCGGAATCTACGCCGCCCTCTTCCTCGCGCTGCTGGCCCTGCTGCTGAATCCGGGTCTGCCGTCGCGTCCTCGGGTCTTCGCCGGCTTCGTCCCGATGATCCTCGTGCTGGCGCTTGAGGCCGGGATCGGCCTCCCGGTGGCCTATCGGTTCCTGCGCCTGTTCGCGCGGCGTCCGCTCCGGCTCCGGGGGCTTCCCTTCAAAGTGCTCTACGGCTTCGTCGCGGCCGATCTGGCGATCGTGGCCGGCATTTACTGGTTCAACGGCAGCCTGCTCTCGGCGATGGTTCCTCCGCAGGCGCTGTTCCGGGTGAGAGCGGCGGCCGCCCTTGTTTCGCTGGTCGCCGTCTGGCTGGCGATCGCTGCCGCGTTCCCCGGAATCCGGCGGCTCCGCGCGGCGCGCGCCTGCTGTCACTTCTGTCTGGTGGCCCTCCCCGTCGGCGTGTTGCTTCTCCGGCCGGCCGCCATGGGGGCCTGGGTTCCGTCGACCGCTGAAGCGTTCCGGGCCCCGGAAGGGACGCCGCGAATCCTGATCGTGGGAATCGGCGGGGCGACGCTCGACCAGGTGCTTCCCCTGGTCGCCCAGGGAAAGCTCCCCTGGTTCTCCCGCCTTCTGCGGCAGGGGGCACACGGCAGGCTCTCCCCCTTCAAGCCCTGCGTCGTGCCCGCCGTCTGGCAAAGCCTGTGGACCGGAAAGCTCCCGGAAAAGCACGGAATCCTGGGGGTCGATCGATACCGGCTGCCGGGGGGAGGAGGCGAAATCCGCCTGGCCCCGCGAGGGTTCGGATTCCACCGCCTGTCGCGCGCCTTCGGGATGCGGCGCGCGCCGCAAGGCTCCGGCGAATCGAGGGCCCTGTCGCTGGCGCAGATCATGCGAGGCGCCGGCCGATCGATCGACGAGGCGGGCGGCGCCGGCGCGGCGCCGCCGGCGGGAAGATTGCCCGACATCCGCCTCGATCGGTTCCTCGATCCGGAGATGGCCGCACCGCCGGGGACGGGCGTCCTGGCGCGACAATTGCGCCGCGCGCTGCGCCAGGACCAGGACGTCGCCGCCGCCGGCCTGGCGCTCTGGCAGGGCCGCCCGTCCCAGTCGGTCATCGTGGTCCTGCCGGGCCTGGATCGCGTCTCCCACTTATTCCTGCGCTACAGCATGCCCTCCGGATTCGGCAACGTCCCGGCCGAAGAGGTGGAGCGCTACGGCGCCGTCCTCGAGCGCTACTATCGATTCCTGGATGACTGGCTCGGGCTTTTTCTGGGGGAGGAGCTGGCGAGCGAGCCGAAGCCGGGACAGGCGGTCGTCCTGGTAATCTCGCCCCACGGGATCGAGCCGCCGACCCTGCCGCGCCGGCTGAGCGGGTGGCTGGAGGGAAGCCGCCTCGAGCGCGGGGTCCACGCCCGCGGCCCCGACGGGTTGATCCTCGCCGTGGGGCCGGGCATCCGGCACGGGCTCCCCTTGGGGAAGGCGTCGGTCCTGGACCTCGTCCCGACCCTCCTGTACCTCCAGAGGCTTCCGATCGCCATGGACATGGACGGCCACGTCCTGACGCGTCTCTTCGAGCGCGCCTTCACGGCCGACAACCCGATTCTTCTGATCCCCTCCTACGAGGGCGGCGCGGGCGCCGGATTTGATCCTTGA
- a CDS encoding dihydroorotate dehydrogenase electron transfer subunit, protein MRREIAHGSLLREANIPPTSSLLDPIAPVLENRPLGADHFLLTLASPSIAAAARPGQFVMVRLPDRLDPLLARPMSLHEALPPEESLPGRIRILHKVVGKGTSLLASLAPGQSLHLLGPLGRPFEIPSPGGSDRALMVAGGVGIALFPFLVPALLAGGWKPILLFGARSAPDLVTRDAFSRHGVEVLTATEDGSHGTRGRVTALLEERLAGAGMIYACGPDPMLRAVSRLANAAAVPCQLSLESAMGCGFGVCLGCVVPVRRAEGQAYARICVEGPTFMATEVIWE, encoded by the coding sequence ATGCGCCGCGAAATCGCGCACGGCAGCCTTCTCCGGGAAGCCAACATTCCTCCCACGAGCTCGCTCCTCGATCCGATCGCGCCGGTCCTTGAGAATCGTCCCCTTGGCGCCGATCACTTCCTCCTGACCCTGGCTTCCCCTTCGATCGCCGCGGCGGCCCGGCCCGGCCAATTCGTGATGGTGCGCTTGCCGGATCGTCTCGATCCGCTGCTCGCCCGTCCGATGAGCCTCCACGAAGCCCTGCCCCCCGAAGAGAGCCTTCCCGGTAGAATCCGGATCCTTCACAAGGTGGTCGGGAAGGGGACTTCCCTCCTCGCGTCGTTGGCTCCAGGCCAAAGCCTCCACCTCCTCGGGCCTCTGGGCCGGCCGTTCGAGATCCCCTCGCCGGGCGGATCGGATCGCGCCTTGATGGTCGCGGGAGGCGTCGGGATCGCCCTCTTCCCCTTTCTGGTCCCGGCCCTGCTTGCGGGAGGGTGGAAACCGATCCTTCTGTTCGGCGCCCGGAGCGCGCCGGATCTCGTGACCCGGGACGCCTTTTCCCGCCACGGCGTCGAGGTGCTCACCGCGACGGAAGACGGCTCGCACGGAACCCGCGGCCGGGTGACCGCGCTCCTCGAGGAGAGGCTCGCCGGCGCGGGCATGATCTACGCGTGCGGCCCCGACCCGATGCTCCGGGCGGTGAGCCGCCTCGCCAATGCCGCCGCCGTTCCCTGCCAGCTGTCGCTGGAATCGGCGATGGGATGCGGCTTCGGCGTCTGTCTCGGATGCGTCGTCCCGGTGCGTCGCGCGGAGGGCCAGGCTTACGCCCGGATCTGCGTGGAGGGGCCCACCTTCATGGCGACGGAGGTGATCTGGGAATGA
- a CDS encoding dihydroorotate dehydrogenase encodes MSSLPSLAVQLGPLRLKNPVITASGTFGYGTEFLPYLDLGRLGGICVKGLSLAPRLGNPPPRTCETPAGMLNAIGLANVGVEEFVTHKLPPLRAFDTAVIANIFGETVEEYAEVARIVSAAPGMAAVELNISCPNTERGGRVFGCDPDGTRRAVAAVRKVCPLPLIVKLTPNVTDIVAIARVAVDSGADILSLVNTFLGIAVDLDRRRLVLANGVGGVSGPAIKPQALYLVHRVCSAMNVPVIGMGGILTARDALEFLLVGAGAIQVGTANFLDPAASIKILDGIGEFLAVRGIPDVNDLVGALESRSPRAEFST; translated from the coding sequence ATGAGCTCTCTCCCCTCCCTCGCGGTGCAGCTCGGTCCTCTCCGGCTGAAGAACCCGGTGATCACCGCCTCGGGGACGTTCGGCTACGGGACCGAGTTCCTTCCCTACCTGGATCTCGGAAGGCTCGGGGGAATCTGCGTCAAGGGGCTGTCGCTCGCGCCGCGCCTGGGCAACCCGCCGCCGCGCACCTGCGAGACTCCCGCCGGAATGCTCAACGCCATCGGTTTGGCGAACGTCGGGGTGGAGGAGTTCGTGACGCACAAGCTCCCGCCCCTCCGCGCCTTCGACACGGCGGTGATCGCCAACATCTTCGGGGAAACGGTGGAGGAATACGCCGAGGTGGCCCGCATCGTCTCCGCCGCGCCGGGGATGGCGGCGGTGGAGCTGAACATCTCCTGCCCGAACACCGAGCGCGGCGGCCGCGTCTTCGGGTGCGATCCCGACGGCACCCGCCGCGCCGTGGCGGCGGTCCGGAAGGTATGCCCCCTTCCCCTGATCGTCAAGCTGACTCCCAACGTGACCGACATCGTCGCCATCGCGCGCGTCGCCGTGGACAGCGGGGCGGACATCTTGTCGCTCGTGAACACCTTCCTCGGGATCGCCGTCGATCTGGATCGCCGCCGGCTCGTCCTCGCCAACGGCGTGGGCGGGGTCTCGGGGCCCGCGATCAAGCCCCAGGCGCTCTACCTGGTGCACCGGGTCTGCAGCGCCATGAACGTGCCGGTGATCGGCATGGGAGGGATCCTGACGGCCCGCGACGCCCTGGAGTTCCTGCTGGTCGGGGCGGGGGCGATCCAGGTGGGCACCGCGAACTTCCTCGATCCCGCCGCCTCGATCAAGATCCTGGACGGGATCGGCGAGTTCCTCGCCGTGCGGGGCATCCCCGACGTCAACGACCTGGTGGGGGCGCTCGAGAGCCGATCCCCCAGGGCGGAATTCTCGACTTGA
- a CDS encoding thioredoxin family protein, with protein MRKRAGWIPILLAGAAAVAAGTGAYRLLARGGGGADVAPGADVRVISKGEPVNLRDYLVPGKYTLFDYYADWCPPCRELSPQLVELARRRPDLAVRKIDIVDWSHPVAAQQGVQDLPFLRLFGPDGAMIREGEATYGDLQRLFGFGSAPAP; from the coding sequence GTGAGGAAACGCGCCGGGTGGATTCCGATTCTGTTGGCGGGCGCCGCGGCCGTGGCGGCCGGGACGGGGGCGTACCGCCTGCTCGCCCGGGGAGGAGGCGGCGCGGACGTCGCGCCGGGGGCCGATGTCCGGGTGATTTCCAAAGGGGAGCCGGTCAACCTGCGCGATTACCTCGTCCCGGGGAAGTACACTCTCTTCGATTACTATGCCGACTGGTGTCCGCCCTGCCGGGAGCTCTCGCCGCAGCTCGTCGAGCTGGCGCGCCGGCGCCCCGATCTCGCCGTCCGGAAAATCGACATCGTCGACTGGAGTCACCCGGTCGCGGCGCAGCAAGGAGTCCAGGATCTTCCCTTTCTGAGGCTCTTCGGGCCCGACGGGGCGATGATCCGGGAGGGCGAGGCGACGTACGGCGATCTCCAGCGCCTGTTCGGCTTCGGATCGGCGCCGGCCCCGTGA